From Marinobacterium sp. LSUCC0821, a single genomic window includes:
- a CDS encoding acyltransferase, whose amino-acid sequence MNYKPVNNRFDYLDGLRGLAALVVVFGHFWPYESLRAIPLLNIFFDTKLAVAIFFVLSGVVLSHSASKYEINFRWLSYSIFTRYIRLMIPILLVTLIALIFFELDLFFNDNIPSSFGAWKGYDIFYRFKHDLFDGLLFATYNVFFDYDAQHTYIPPAWTMRPELFASTILFLFIWILSLLRKSNISLFLLLCLSLFVFLSRFYLPGLYYFSYFLVGYILYALYLKPSCNFIIPFWAFILWVLFKSVILMFSINSLFIDFVLASVLIVIVMFNPIVKKFLTKGVFLYLGYISFPLYLVHSPLISSFGLYNFTWLGFTGFSVVVCAVINFILLMVPVLILSHGLAYVDKININLIKAAANKIVVKL is encoded by the coding sequence ATGAATTATAAACCAGTTAACAATAGATTTGATTATTTGGATGGTTTGAGGGGGCTGGCGGCTCTAGTTGTGGTTTTTGGTCATTTTTGGCCGTATGAATCTTTAAGGGCAATTCCTTTATTAAATATTTTCTTTGATACTAAGTTGGCCGTTGCAATTTTTTTTGTGCTTTCTGGTGTAGTACTAAGTCATTCAGCAAGTAAATATGAGATAAATTTTCGCTGGCTTTCCTATTCAATATTTACTCGCTACATTCGTTTGATGATACCAATTCTTTTAGTTACCTTGATTGCACTCATTTTTTTTGAATTAGATTTGTTTTTTAATGATAATATTCCTTCTTCGTTTGGGGCGTGGAAGGGTTATGATATTTTTTACAGATTTAAACATGATTTATTTGACGGTCTTTTGTTTGCCACTTACAACGTTTTCTTTGATTATGATGCGCAGCATACTTATATTCCACCTGCGTGGACAATGCGGCCGGAACTTTTTGCATCTACTATTTTGTTTTTGTTTATATGGATCTTATCCTTGTTGAGAAAATCCAATATATCGCTATTCTTACTTCTGTGCCTTTCATTGTTTGTTTTTTTGTCACGATTTTACCTGCCGGGTCTTTATTATTTTTCTTATTTTTTAGTGGGCTATATTTTATACGCCCTCTATTTAAAGCCGAGCTGTAATTTTATTATCCCGTTTTGGGCTTTTATTTTGTGGGTATTGTTTAAAAGTGTGATTTTAATGTTTTCAATAAATAGTTTGTTTATTGATTTTGTTTTAGCATCAGTTTTGATTGTAATTGTGATGTTTAATCCTATAGTAAAAAAATTCTTAACTAAAGGTGTTTTCTTGTATTTGGGTTATATATCATTCCCGCTTTACTTGGTGCATTCGCCTTTGATTTCAAGCTTTGGGCTATATAATTTTACCTGGCTAGGTTTTACGGGTTTTTCTGTAGTTGTTTGTGCAGTTATTAATTTTATATTGCTGATGGTTCCTGTTTTAATTTTATCGCATGGTCTCGCCTATGTAGATAAAATAAACATAAATTTAATAAAAGCGGCTGCAAATAAAATAGTTGTGAAATTATAG
- a CDS encoding SDR family NAD(P)-dependent oxidoreductase, with protein sequence MIIVTGASRGLGQAITERLIENGEEVIALVRNTSGLKTNAIECDVSDYLSVKNASKEVKRINKPVKAIINAAGVASMNMAVTTDESTVQKLIQTNLVGTIYCCQLFAPIMLRQKQGSFINFSSIAVALALKGESVYAASKAGVESFSRTFAKEMADFNVRVNCIAPGPIRTDLLRGITDAQINKITSQQVIPKQFQKSDVCDLVELLLDEKSSSLSGQVLNVGGV encoded by the coding sequence GTGATTATTGTTACTGGGGCAAGTCGAGGACTTGGGCAAGCAATCACTGAGCGTCTGATTGAGAATGGTGAAGAAGTAATAGCGTTAGTTCGCAACACAAGCGGATTGAAAACAAACGCTATTGAATGTGATGTTAGTGACTATCTCTCAGTAAAGAATGCCTCAAAAGAAGTAAAGCGCATTAATAAGCCAGTTAAAGCAATTATCAATGCGGCCGGTGTTGCTTCTATGAACATGGCGGTGACAACTGATGAATCAACAGTTCAAAAGTTAATACAGACAAATCTCGTTGGAACTATTTACTGTTGCCAGTTATTCGCGCCAATAATGCTTCGCCAGAAGCAAGGCAGCTTTATCAATTTTTCATCCATTGCTGTGGCGTTAGCTTTAAAGGGTGAGTCAGTTTATGCGGCGTCTAAGGCTGGAGTTGAATCATTTTCTCGAACATTTGCTAAAGAGATGGCTGACTTCAATGTAAGAGTTAATTGTATTGCTCCAGGGCCTATTCGTACAGATCTTCTACGTGGAATTACCGACGCGCAAATTAATAAAATCACATCTCAACAAGTAATACCTAAACAATTCCAAAAGTCTGATGTGTGTGATCTTGTCGAATTGTTACTTGACGAAAAATCATCATCACTCAGTGGACAAGTGCTTAATGTGGGTGGTGTCTAA
- a CDS encoding N-acetyl sugar amidotransferase: protein MSKIQICKRCLYSTSHALGLIIDDEGICSGCRVHEEKDSLDWNERWRALEALVKPYRSTSSNAYDCIVPVTGANDSYFIVHLVKERLGLNPLLVCYNKYFNTPLGIRNLANLRIRFDCDILIKNVNPISVKRITRTTLREFGSIYWHCLAGHTVFPVQTAVHYKTPLIIWGAHQGLEQVGMFSHTHDVEMTRRYRKDHDLMGYEADDLLSIFDTLKEEDIWQYRYPDDTDLNEVGVRGIYLGNYVRWDPKAQHELMVDMHDYRTARFDRTFDCYDHVDCYNYMDLHDYLKFAKHGYSKVTDHATREIRHGRLTREQGQALVAKYQVAPIRNKDMFCKWLGINNRSLNFIIDQNRNNDLWDRLDSGRWELKGASSVVKNGSCTLDYLGFRATDTLDYTSNTGYVTVGKGYP, encoded by the coding sequence ATGAGTAAGATACAGATCTGCAAGCGTTGTCTCTACAGCACATCTCATGCGCTTGGACTCATTATCGATGATGAAGGGATCTGTTCTGGCTGCCGGGTACACGAAGAAAAGGACAGTCTAGACTGGAACGAGCGTTGGCGTGCTCTGGAAGCTTTGGTAAAGCCCTACAGAAGCACAAGCAGTAACGCCTATGACTGTATCGTTCCTGTAACTGGAGCAAACGATTCCTACTTCATCGTGCATTTGGTTAAAGAACGTTTGGGGCTCAATCCACTTCTTGTTTGTTACAACAAATACTTTAATACGCCTCTGGGCATAAGGAATCTGGCCAATCTTCGGATACGATTTGACTGCGATATCCTAATCAAGAATGTGAATCCTATTTCGGTCAAACGTATTACGCGAACCACTCTACGTGAGTTCGGCAGCATCTATTGGCATTGCCTAGCTGGACACACGGTTTTCCCGGTACAGACGGCGGTTCACTATAAAACCCCCCTAATCATTTGGGGTGCACACCAAGGTCTTGAGCAAGTGGGGATGTTCTCACACACGCACGATGTTGAGATGACTCGCAGGTATCGGAAAGATCACGACCTCATGGGCTACGAGGCAGATGATCTCTTGTCGATATTTGACACGCTCAAAGAAGAAGATATTTGGCAATACCGTTACCCTGATGATACAGATTTGAACGAGGTTGGTGTACGGGGTATTTACCTGGGTAACTATGTTCGTTGGGATCCAAAGGCGCAGCACGAACTCATGGTGGATATGCATGATTACAGGACCGCTCGATTCGATCGCACCTTTGATTGTTATGACCATGTGGACTGCTACAACTATATGGATTTGCATGACTATCTGAAGTTTGCAAAACATGGCTATTCAAAAGTGACAGATCATGCAACAAGGGAAATCCGACATGGGCGCTTGACCCGGGAACAGGGTCAAGCGCTTGTTGCTAAGTACCAAGTAGCGCCGATCCGTAACAAGGATATGTTCTGTAAATGGCTGGGTATTAATAATCGATCACTCAACTTCATAATTGATCAGAATCGTAATAACGACCTTTGGGATCGTTTGGATAGTGGTAGGTGGGAATTAAAGGGTGCATCTTCGGTAGTAAAAAATGGTTCTTGTACCCTGGACTATCTAGGTTTTCGTGCTACAGATACTCTCGATTATACTTCCAACACGGGATACGTAACCGTTGGTAAAGGTTATCCATAA
- a CDS encoding DegT/DnrJ/EryC1/StrS aminotransferase family protein, which produces MLIPVYKPALLGNEEKYVLDCLREGWVSSRGKYVTKFESSFSDFLKLPAATSVSNGTVALHLALYSLGIGFGDEVIVPSLTYIASVNAIAYVGATPVFVDSLRDTWNLDPEDVKRKITPKTKAVMAVHLYGNPCAIRELQLLCSDNGLFLIEDAAEAFGSVYCGQSVGGFGDFSTFSFFGNKTITTGEGGMVSSKSAERVERAAFLKNQGVSLTREYWHDEVGFNFRMTNICAAIGLAQLERAESILQKKKLINDWYRARLEGVGLQFQYIEQEAISSYWMVTVLVASEELRNNLRVYLDSKGIETRPMFIPAHQMPAFYCEASFLVAEDLSVRGINLPSYPGLLETDVEVICEHIIYFITNFSTKC; this is translated from the coding sequence ATGTTGATACCAGTTTATAAGCCAGCATTGTTGGGTAACGAGGAAAAGTATGTTCTTGATTGCTTAAGGGAGGGGTGGGTTTCCTCTAGAGGAAAATATGTAACTAAGTTTGAGAGTTCATTTTCCGATTTTTTAAAGTTGCCAGCAGCGACTTCAGTTTCAAACGGTACGGTAGCTCTTCACCTTGCATTGTATTCTTTAGGGATAGGTTTTGGAGATGAAGTTATTGTACCGTCATTAACATATATTGCATCGGTAAACGCCATCGCCTACGTCGGGGCTACTCCTGTATTCGTCGACTCCCTACGCGATACTTGGAACTTGGATCCTGAGGATGTTAAACGTAAGATTACACCCAAAACTAAGGCCGTAATGGCGGTTCATCTCTATGGTAATCCCTGTGCTATTAGGGAACTTCAATTGCTTTGTTCTGACAATGGTTTGTTCCTAATAGAAGATGCTGCTGAAGCATTCGGTAGCGTCTACTGTGGGCAGTCAGTTGGTGGGTTTGGAGACTTTTCGACGTTCAGTTTTTTTGGCAATAAAACCATCACTACCGGTGAGGGGGGAATGGTGTCATCCAAAAGTGCTGAGCGCGTTGAGCGAGCTGCTTTTCTGAAAAACCAGGGTGTTTCACTCACTCGGGAATACTGGCACGACGAAGTTGGGTTTAACTTCAGGATGACAAATATCTGTGCTGCTATCGGACTGGCTCAGCTTGAGAGAGCTGAATCAATACTGCAGAAAAAGAAATTAATCAACGACTGGTACCGAGCCCGTTTGGAGGGAGTCGGTCTACAATTTCAATATATAGAGCAGGAAGCTATAAGTTCTTACTGGATGGTAACGGTACTTGTGGCTAGTGAGGAGTTGAGGAATAATCTTCGGGTGTACTTAGATAGTAAGGGAATTGAAACTCGTCCTATGTTCATACCAGCGCATCAAATGCCAGCATTTTATTGTGAAGCCTCTTTTTTGGTGGCTGAAGATTTAAGTGTAAGAGGTATTAACTTGCCGAGCTACCCAGGTCTATTGGAGACTGACGTAGAAGTTATCTGCGAACACATTATTTATTTCATCACAAATTTTTCGACTAAATGTTAA
- a CDS encoding N-acetyl sugar amidotransferase, whose product MKYCTVCLQPDTRPNIQFLENGICPACNYFDKLKEVDWQERFEILEDILGSYKRGPGKYFDCIIGVSGGKDSTRQALWVRDKLGINPLLVCLSYPPEQITQRGTNNISALIENGFDVVISSPAPGVWKKLVKEAFLSFTNWAKATELALFSSVPQLAIRYNIPLILWGENPGLQLGDMKTLGRTGYDGNNLRYMNTLSGGGLDWMLETGIDPKHMIPYQYPTPEEFKHHNLQIVYLGWFLGDWSVANNGLYSAVNGLEIRIDSVENTGDLAGVSCLDEDWVTLNQMIKYYKFGFGKTTDFVNEEIRFGKISRDQGIELIQKYDGCCSDEYIASFCEYIEITVEDFWKQVHASVNSELFDVTKDGKILPKFRVGEGL is encoded by the coding sequence ATGAAATACTGCACGGTTTGTTTACAACCAGATACCCGTCCAAATATTCAATTTTTGGAAAATGGTATATGCCCGGCCTGTAACTATTTTGATAAACTTAAAGAGGTCGATTGGCAGGAGCGCTTTGAAATCCTTGAGGATATACTGGGGAGCTACAAAAGGGGCCCAGGCAAATATTTTGACTGCATCATTGGAGTCAGCGGAGGAAAAGATAGCACGCGGCAGGCACTTTGGGTCAGAGATAAGCTCGGCATTAATCCATTATTAGTTTGTTTGAGTTATCCGCCTGAACAAATCACCCAGCGTGGAACCAATAATATTTCAGCGCTGATCGAAAACGGGTTTGACGTTGTAATCTCGTCACCCGCCCCTGGGGTATGGAAAAAGCTGGTTAAAGAAGCATTTTTATCGTTTACAAACTGGGCCAAAGCTACCGAGCTCGCATTGTTCTCTTCCGTGCCTCAGTTAGCAATTCGCTACAATATCCCGCTTATTTTGTGGGGGGAGAACCCGGGGCTACAGCTCGGCGATATGAAAACGCTAGGCCGCACCGGATATGATGGCAACAATCTTCGTTACATGAATACGCTTTCGGGTGGTGGTTTGGATTGGATGCTTGAAACTGGGATAGACCCCAAGCATATGATCCCTTACCAGTATCCGACGCCGGAAGAATTTAAGCACCACAACCTTCAGATTGTCTATCTGGGGTGGTTTCTGGGCGACTGGTCCGTGGCGAATAACGGGCTCTATTCCGCCGTCAATGGTTTGGAAATCCGCATTGACAGCGTTGAAAATACGGGTGATCTGGCTGGCGTGTCTTGCTTAGATGAAGATTGGGTCACACTCAATCAAATGATCAAGTATTACAAGTTCGGGTTTGGGAAAACGACGGACTTTGTAAATGAAGAGATTCGATTTGGAAAAATATCCCGTGATCAGGGGATAGAGCTCATTCAAAAATATGATGGTTGTTGCTCTGATGAGTATATCGCTAGTTTCTGTGAGTATATCGAGATTACGGTAGAAGACTTTTGGAAACAGGTACATGCTTCGGTCAATAGTGAGCTGTTTGATGTCACGAAAGACGGAAAAATATTACCAAAGTTTCGGGTGGGAGAAGGGTTGTGA
- a CDS encoding HisA/HisF-related TIM barrel protein, with protein sequence MLKKRLVGVITVKDGQAVQSFGYKRYLPLGSPEILLENLDRWGVDEILLQCIDCSRRSYGPNLALLEQISSEGRSTPLIYSGGVDSEFSAVAAIQAGADRICIDSLLHVSPQSVERISSRLGAQAVIASIPVTAGKGGVEWFDYRRQTSKPIGAELMGILNDRVVSEAFVIDWQNEGVRQGFNADLLGLFASVNTPIIAFGGLSEPDQIKSVLSMPSVSAVAVGNFLAYKEHAVQTYKACLAGLPIREAYYNRENYS encoded by the coding sequence GTGCTTAAGAAAAGATTAGTCGGTGTGATTACCGTTAAGGATGGGCAAGCGGTTCAATCGTTTGGATACAAACGTTACCTGCCGCTGGGCTCCCCGGAAATACTGCTGGAAAACCTTGACCGCTGGGGAGTCGATGAAATATTGCTGCAATGCATTGACTGTAGTCGACGGTCCTACGGTCCTAATTTGGCGTTGCTGGAGCAGATCAGCAGTGAGGGTCGCAGTACGCCCCTGATCTATTCGGGGGGAGTGGATTCTGAATTCAGCGCAGTTGCGGCGATTCAGGCCGGTGCTGACAGAATCTGTATTGATTCACTGCTTCATGTCTCACCACAAAGCGTCGAACGCATTTCCAGTCGATTGGGTGCTCAGGCTGTAATTGCTTCTATTCCGGTAACCGCAGGTAAAGGTGGCGTTGAGTGGTTTGATTATCGCCGTCAAACAAGCAAGCCTATCGGAGCGGAGTTGATGGGAATTCTAAATGACCGGGTGGTCTCGGAAGCCTTCGTCATCGATTGGCAAAATGAGGGGGTCCGCCAAGGATTCAATGCTGATCTGTTGGGGCTGTTTGCTTCGGTAAACACGCCCATTATCGCGTTCGGAGGGTTGAGTGAGCCTGATCAGATTAAAAGTGTATTGAGCATGCCTAGCGTGAGTGCAGTGGCTGTGGGTAACTTTCTTGCCTATAAAGAGCATGCGGTTCAGACCTACAAGGCATGTTTGGCTGGGTTGCCCATTCGGGAAGCGTATTACAATCGAGAGAATTACAGTTAA
- a CDS encoding MBL fold metallo-hydrolase: MIKIKNYTNACVTIEGKNEKIIIDPWFYDGIYQGTWHNFPRLSENQKIEAFTSVTFCLYTHLHKDHFCIETAKKYCPKDMQFLVPRVFGWQVMSNTLKEAGFNNVNVLECSAESFLTEEFDITAVPPINVTGLESQKENSMSIDAGFSIICRKNGIKLVFLAGDNLYSAVRISENIKILNNPDLIGFAYSGFASDFPFKYRFNFEEKLKILRDKEKVRFELQVDNLKLLSPKCVMPYSSEFVAVGGHAAEWRRVIGEVWTCDKFEVARRYGKALNADFVALYPEDTIIFDENGARVDYLNSSFESGESIFKEMINYSDSLTCSEGSSRVFKNTVRDSEFDFGLLELAAKNYSKAIKKHSLEPKQEIIISIDGDRRLHLDKEGSLKDINGDAGIDPFIIVDVNAGILKLIIDGDLHWDDACLSMKLNWHREPNFFCSDTLNALNYFRL, from the coding sequence ATGATTAAAATAAAAAATTACACGAATGCTTGCGTAACAATTGAAGGTAAGAATGAGAAAATCATAATAGATCCTTGGTTTTATGATGGTATATACCAAGGAACATGGCATAATTTCCCTCGATTGTCCGAGAATCAGAAAATAGAAGCCTTCACGAGTGTAACGTTTTGTCTATATACCCACCTTCATAAAGATCACTTCTGTATAGAAACTGCTAAAAAGTATTGTCCAAAAGATATGCAGTTCTTGGTTCCACGAGTCTTTGGTTGGCAGGTAATGTCTAACACCCTGAAAGAAGCTGGGTTTAATAATGTAAATGTGTTGGAATGTTCAGCTGAGAGTTTTTTGACTGAAGAATTCGATATAACGGCTGTGCCACCCATAAATGTAACTGGGTTAGAATCTCAGAAAGAAAACAGTATGTCTATAGATGCTGGTTTTTCCATTATTTGTAGAAAAAACGGCATTAAACTAGTTTTTTTAGCGGGTGATAATCTATATAGCGCAGTACGAATATCTGAAAATATAAAAATTCTAAATAACCCTGATCTAATAGGGTTTGCATATTCTGGATTTGCTTCCGATTTCCCTTTTAAATATAGATTTAATTTTGAAGAAAAATTAAAAATATTGCGTGATAAAGAAAAAGTGAGATTTGAATTGCAGGTGGATAATTTAAAATTACTTAGTCCGAAATGTGTAATGCCATATTCATCAGAATTTGTTGCTGTTGGGGGGCATGCAGCTGAATGGAGAAGAGTTATTGGTGAGGTTTGGACTTGTGATAAGTTTGAAGTGGCGAGGAGATATGGAAAAGCTCTTAATGCTGATTTTGTCGCACTATATCCTGAGGATACTATAATCTTTGATGAGAATGGTGCTCGAGTAGATTATTTAAACTCATCTTTTGAATCAGGAGAATCCATCTTTAAAGAAATGATTAATTATTCTGATTCTTTAACGTGCTCAGAGGGTAGCTCGCGGGTGTTTAAAAACACTGTTCGCGATAGTGAATTCGACTTTGGATTGTTAGAGCTTGCGGCTAAAAATTATTCAAAAGCAATTAAAAAACACTCATTAGAACCCAAGCAAGAGATCATTATTAGTATAGACGGCGACCGCAGACTGCACTTAGATAAAGAAGGTTCGCTCAAGGATATTAATGGTGATGCTGGAATAGATCCCTTCATAATTGTGGATGTAAATGCAGGTATTTTAAAATTGATCATCGATGGCGATCTTCATTGGGATGACGCTTGCTTATCGATGAAGTTAAATTGGCACAGAGAGCCGAACTTTTTTTGTAGTGATACTCTTAATGCTTTGAATTACTTTAGACTTTGA
- the hisH gene encoding imidazole glycerol phosphate synthase subunit HisH has product MLHSLGYRCRVTSNPDVLDQVDVLLLPGVGAFASAMAELNRLNLITYIQDQARLGRPIIGICLGMQLLADSSEEYGLTAGLGLIPGCVVPLSQDRCHIGWNSIEVIDPTGPLVAGDGRAVYFNHSFEFQAPAEYRSAVARLHQDADPIVVGVQRGAMIGLQFHPEKSQLAGRQLLSSVISELCSA; this is encoded by the coding sequence GTGTTGCATAGCTTGGGCTACCGCTGCCGAGTGACGTCCAATCCTGACGTTTTGGATCAGGTCGATGTGCTTCTTCTACCCGGTGTCGGTGCCTTTGCTTCTGCTATGGCCGAGCTTAATCGCCTAAATCTGATAACCTATATCCAGGATCAAGCTCGGTTAGGGCGCCCGATAATCGGAATTTGCCTAGGCATGCAGCTGCTTGCTGACAGCTCTGAGGAATACGGATTGACAGCTGGATTGGGTTTGATTCCCGGTTGCGTCGTCCCGCTTAGCCAAGACCGCTGCCACATCGGGTGGAACAGTATTGAAGTGATCGATCCGACGGGTCCGTTAGTTGCTGGCGACGGCAGGGCAGTTTACTTTAATCATTCGTTCGAATTCCAGGCCCCCGCCGAGTACCGTTCGGCGGTTGCGCGGCTGCATCAGGATGCTGATCCCATCGTCGTGGGGGTTCAGAGAGGGGCGATGATCGGCCTCCAGTTTCACCCCGAGAAGAGTCAATTGGCTGGCCGGCAATTACTGTCTAGTGTGATAAGCGAGTTGTGCAGTGCTTAA
- a CDS encoding GNAT family N-acetyltransferase, whose amino-acid sequence MIYKLNHSYYVRPFRESDVEGPYLSWFEDQDVCKFNGHGKFFKSEASMRKFAAEANNDRQLVWAICHVDDGHIGNISLQNISFIDRTAEFAILMGDQRHWGKGVARLAGKVLLYHGFFKLNLERVYCGTAATNEGMKKLAVQLGMAHEGTRRAHLYLEGERVDIVEYGILKSEYSGICTE is encoded by the coding sequence GTGATCTACAAGTTGAACCACTCCTACTACGTTCGCCCTTTCCGAGAGTCGGATGTGGAAGGGCCTTACCTCTCTTGGTTTGAAGATCAGGATGTATGCAAGTTTAACGGCCATGGCAAGTTCTTCAAATCTGAGGCCTCGATGCGCAAGTTTGCCGCCGAGGCGAATAACGATCGGCAGTTAGTTTGGGCTATCTGTCATGTGGATGATGGGCATATTGGAAATATCAGCCTGCAAAACATTTCTTTTATCGACAGAACAGCGGAGTTCGCAATTTTGATGGGCGACCAACGTCATTGGGGAAAAGGCGTTGCTCGCTTGGCTGGGAAGGTACTTCTCTACCATGGCTTCTTCAAACTAAATTTGGAGAGGGTATATTGCGGTACCGCGGCTACTAATGAAGGAATGAAAAAACTCGCAGTCCAATTAGGGATGGCCCACGAGGGGACTCGGCGCGCTCACCTGTACCTCGAAGGTGAAAGGGTGGATATCGTTGAGTACGGCATTCTTAAAAGTGAATACTCTGGGATATGCACAGAATGA
- a CDS encoding fatty acid--CoA ligase family protein, whose product MDIIEKLFNRWRGIDYPFLVHANGSLRFDEVANQEFVDLTEVNSGDVVALIGDFNPQSILTLLQLIDKGVVLVPLTVDTRAQHEYFFDSALVDVVIEEGNIKRITHNKKHLLIEELRAKQHAGLVLFSTGTTGRPKAILHDLTLFMQRFETPRPTLKTINFLLFDHIGGLNTLLHTLFNKGTVVAPKSRRVEDIIATCAEHEIEVLPTTPTFLRMMLMSGLIPDGIPKSLRIITYGTERMDQPTLDALCELLPNVEFRQTFGMSELGIVRVKSQSSNSLYMKIGGEGVETRVVDNVLEIRSKARMLGYLNAETPFDKEGWYNTKDIVEELNGFYKVIGRTSEVINVGGLKFMASEVERIALQFDHVELAKVEAKRNPITGQHVELTIQVSENFEIDRALFNGFMANHLPSHMQPRRIRFGKVSVGHRFKKQ is encoded by the coding sequence ATGGATATTATAGAGAAACTTTTCAATCGATGGAGAGGGATTGATTACCCATTCTTGGTGCATGCGAATGGATCTTTAAGGTTCGATGAAGTCGCTAATCAGGAGTTCGTTGATTTGACTGAAGTTAACAGTGGAGATGTAGTTGCACTTATTGGTGACTTTAACCCTCAGTCCATTCTTACTCTTTTACAGCTAATTGACAAGGGTGTAGTTCTTGTTCCACTAACAGTAGATACCAGAGCTCAACATGAATACTTCTTCGATTCAGCTCTCGTAGATGTTGTAATTGAAGAAGGAAATATAAAGCGTATCACTCATAATAAAAAGCATTTACTCATTGAAGAGCTAAGAGCTAAACAGCATGCGGGATTGGTTCTATTCTCGACGGGAACGACTGGGCGTCCTAAAGCCATTCTTCATGATTTAACGCTTTTTATGCAGCGTTTCGAAACGCCACGTCCGACGTTGAAAACGATCAATTTCTTACTGTTTGACCACATTGGTGGACTCAATACACTACTCCATACCTTGTTCAACAAAGGAACTGTAGTGGCACCGAAATCGCGAAGAGTAGAAGACATCATAGCTACGTGTGCCGAACATGAAATCGAAGTTCTTCCTACTACACCTACATTTCTTCGCATGATGCTAATGAGTGGTCTAATACCAGACGGTATTCCTAAATCGTTACGTATTATCACGTATGGAACCGAACGAATGGATCAACCTACTCTTGATGCGCTTTGTGAGTTGTTGCCAAACGTAGAGTTTAGACAAACATTTGGTATGTCTGAGCTTGGAATTGTGCGTGTAAAGAGTCAATCATCTAATAGTCTCTATATGAAAATTGGTGGCGAGGGTGTAGAGACAAGAGTTGTTGATAATGTATTAGAAATACGTTCTAAGGCAAGAATGTTAGGGTATCTTAATGCAGAAACGCCTTTCGATAAAGAAGGTTGGTACAATACGAAAGACATTGTTGAAGAACTGAATGGCTTTTATAAAGTAATTGGAAGGACGAGTGAGGTTATAAACGTAGGAGGGTTAAAATTCATGGCTTCTGAAGTTGAACGAATCGCTCTTCAATTCGATCATGTCGAGCTAGCTAAAGTAGAAGCCAAGCGGAATCCAATCACGGGGCAGCATGTTGAGCTAACTATACAGGTTAGTGAGAATTTTGAAATTGATAGGGCATTATTTAACGGATTTATGGCTAATCACTTGCCTAGCCATATGCAGCCGAGGCGCATACGATTTGGGAAAGTGAGTGTTGGTCATCGATTTAAAAAACAATGA